In Streptomyces sp. NBC_01707, a genomic segment contains:
- a CDS encoding hydrogenase expression protein HypE, protein MDAATANTVGDRADGAAAGEESPIHILWINAGLSCDGDSVSLTAAMQPSIEEIVLGVLPGLPKIQVHWPLIDFECGPVGGADTFIEWFFKGERGEIDPFVLVVEGSIPNESIKQEGYWCGFGDNPETGQPITTSEWIDRLAPKALAVVAIGTCATYGGIHAMAGNPTGAMGVPDYLGWDWTSKAGIPIVCVPGCPIQPDNFSETLTYLLYQAVGSAPMIPLDDKLRPTWLFGATVHEGCDRAGYYEQGQFATTYDSPKCLVKLGCWGPVVKCNVPKRGWMNGIGGCPNVGGICIACTMPGFPDKFMPFMDEPPGGKVSVGASGAYGAVIRRLRSVTARTVDKEPKWRHTGKKLTTGYRPPW, encoded by the coding sequence ATGGATGCAGCAACAGCGAACACGGTCGGCGACCGGGCAGACGGTGCGGCCGCCGGCGAGGAGTCCCCGATCCACATCCTCTGGATCAACGCGGGGCTGAGCTGTGACGGCGACTCGGTGTCGCTGACGGCGGCGATGCAGCCGAGTATCGAGGAAATCGTCCTCGGTGTGCTGCCGGGCCTGCCGAAGATCCAGGTCCACTGGCCCCTGATCGACTTCGAATGCGGTCCGGTGGGCGGTGCGGACACCTTCATCGAGTGGTTCTTCAAGGGCGAACGTGGCGAGATCGACCCCTTCGTGCTGGTCGTCGAGGGGTCCATCCCCAACGAGTCGATCAAGCAGGAGGGGTACTGGTGCGGCTTCGGCGACAACCCGGAGACCGGCCAGCCGATCACGACCAGTGAATGGATCGACCGGCTGGCGCCCAAGGCCCTGGCGGTCGTCGCCATCGGAACCTGCGCCACCTACGGCGGCATCCATGCGATGGCCGGCAACCCGACGGGTGCCATGGGCGTGCCCGACTACCTGGGCTGGGACTGGACCTCGAAGGCCGGTATCCCGATCGTGTGCGTGCCCGGCTGCCCGATCCAGCCGGACAACTTCTCGGAGACCCTCACCTACCTGCTCTACCAGGCGGTGGGCTCCGCCCCGATGATTCCGCTGGACGACAAGCTGCGCCCGACCTGGCTCTTCGGCGCCACCGTGCACGAGGGCTGCGACCGGGCCGGCTACTACGAGCAGGGCCAGTTCGCCACCACGTACGACTCGCCCAAGTGCCTGGTCAAGCTCGGCTGCTGGGGCCCCGTCGTCAAGTGCAACGTCCCCAAGCGTGGCTGGATGAACGGTATCGGCGGCTGCCCGAACGTGGGCGGCATCTGTATCGCCTGCACCATGCCGGGCTTCCCCGACAAGTTCATGCCGTTCATGGACGAACCGCCCGGCGGCAAGGTCTCCGTCGGCGCCAGCGGAGCGTACGGGGCGGTGATCCGCAGACTCCGGTCGGTCACGGCCAGGACCGTGGACAAGGAACCGAAGTGGCGTCACACGGGCAAGAAGCTGACCACCGGGTACCGCCCGCCCTGGTGA